Below is a window of Agathobacter rectalis ATCC 33656 DNA.
ATCCGTAAAAATCGTGAAAAGTATGGCTGCAATGTGCCATGGCTCATTCTTATGGATCCGACAAGTGCCTGCAATCTGCACTGTACAGGCTGCTGGGCAGCAGAGTATGGCCACAAGCTGAACCTTACCTTTGATGAGATGGATAAGGTTGTAACACAGGGCAAGGAGCTTGGAGTATATCTGTATATGTTCACAGGAGGAGAGCCTCTTGTCAGAAAAGCAGACCTTGTTAAGCTCTGTGAGAAGCACAACGACTGTGCATTTCTGGCATTCACAAACGGCACACTCGTGGATGAGGCCTTCTGCGCAGACTTAAAGCGTATCGGAAATCTGTACCTTGCAATAAGTCTTGAGGGCTTCTCAGAGGTAAACGACTTAAGACGAGGCACAGGTGTATTTGCAAAGGTTATGCATGCAATGGATTTGCTTAAGGAAAACGGACTTGTTTTCGGTACATCAATATGTTACACTTCAAAGAACTATAAGACAGTTACCAGTGATGAGTTTATCGACATGATTGTGGAAAAGGGCTGCCGCTATGCGCTTTACTTCCACTATATGCCTGTCGGAAACGATGCATCACTGGAACTCTTACCAAACCCTAAGCAGAGGCTTTACATCAAGGACCGTGTCCGTGAAATCAGAAATATGACAAGCGGCAAGGGAATTTTCACAATGGATTTCCAGAACGACGGCGAGTTTGTCGGAGGCTGTATCGCAGGAGGAAGAAACTACTTCCATATCAATGCCAACGGTGATGCTGAGCCATGTGTATTTATCCACTACTCAGGAGCCAACATCCGTACACACAGCATGCTTGAGATTTTGAAACAGCCGCTTTTCATGGCATATCATGATAACCAGCCATTTAATGAGAATCACTACAGACCATGTCCTA
It encodes the following:
- a CDS encoding radical SAM protein; its protein translation is MGNLGHQAARLAASKICDNIVKGLCKDPETEVVKLIDMWQKFMGDEKIDLNYDSARKMICDKDCTLNKYMHRLINEIDPHVLKTIALNLGFEAFVYGTKTIRKNREKYGCNVPWLILMDPTSACNLHCTGCWAAEYGHKLNLTFDEMDKVVTQGKELGVYLYMFTGGEPLVRKADLVKLCEKHNDCAFLAFTNGTLVDEAFCADLKRIGNLYLAISLEGFSEVNDLRRGTGVFAKVMHAMDLLKENGLVFGTSICYTSKNYKTVTSDEFIDMIVEKGCRYALYFHYMPVGNDASLELLPNPKQRLYIKDRVREIRNMTSGKGIFTMDFQNDGEFVGGCIAGGRNYFHINANGDAEPCVFIHYSGANIRTHSMLEILKQPLFMAYHDNQPFNENHYRPCPMLENPEILQRLVKETGAKSTDLQSPESAEHLCNKCKEYAQAWKPCADKLWAEEGHSN